The following are from one region of the Methyloversatilis discipulorum genome:
- a CDS encoding putative bifunctional diguanylate cyclase/phosphodiesterase has product MDRHSDKMGGFRTIKVLMVEDNEDDVFLLNAQLSARGLDTYSERVDSAGDLARALEEREWDLVISDHAMPGFDSASALEVVRRSGRDIPFIIYSGKISDHMAFSAMRNGVADYVQKGNIARLVPVIERELRGVETRRAVQTADARIHALAFFDTLSALPNQTLLRAQIDDWLDTARRSVEASHATLMVVDIDRFLRINTSFGYEAGNAVLREAVRRLIERAGDGAMIARLSGDRFCVFAPACTTRALASALAQRLMDAFSTPIIKDGLELFLTASVGVAMTPDDGDDAQSLIMNAEAAMASAKRSGGNGMSFYAREMSASSAEKLVLETHLRHAVQRGELFLNYQPILNGLTGRPSGVEALLRWKHPQRGVVSPDRFIPLADESGLIVEIGAWVMREACSQGRLWHEQGMTDLSMSVNVSAVQFAQPRLLETVRTTLEDTGFPPDKLVLEITESVLMKDAETTIGMLKALKNMGVRISMDDFGTGYSSLSYLKRFPIDIVKIDKSFVRDINEDEDDAAIIRVIIALARSLRLTTVAEGVETPEQLGFLMREQCDRFQGYFFSRPVDADVLCARILDGSLLI; this is encoded by the coding sequence ATGGACCGTCACTCTGACAAGATGGGAGGGTTCAGAACCATCAAGGTATTGATGGTCGAGGACAATGAAGACGATGTCTTCCTGCTGAACGCTCAACTGAGCGCGCGCGGGCTCGACACGTATTCCGAGCGCGTCGACAGCGCCGGCGATCTCGCCCGTGCACTGGAAGAGCGCGAATGGGATCTGGTCATTTCCGACCACGCCATGCCCGGCTTCGACTCGGCGTCCGCGCTCGAGGTCGTGCGCCGCAGCGGGCGCGACATTCCCTTCATCATCTACTCCGGCAAGATTTCCGACCACATGGCCTTCTCGGCCATGCGCAACGGCGTCGCCGACTACGTCCAGAAGGGCAATATCGCCCGTCTGGTGCCGGTGATCGAACGCGAACTGCGCGGCGTCGAGACGCGGCGCGCGGTGCAGACGGCGGATGCGCGCATCCATGCGCTGGCCTTCTTCGACACTTTGTCGGCACTGCCCAATCAGACCCTGCTGCGCGCGCAGATCGACGACTGGCTCGACACCGCCCGCCGCAGCGTCGAAGCCAGTCACGCCACGCTGATGGTGGTGGACATCGACCGCTTCCTGCGCATCAACACCAGCTTCGGTTACGAGGCGGGCAACGCGGTGCTGCGTGAAGCGGTGCGCCGGCTGATAGAGCGCGCCGGCGATGGCGCGATGATCGCCCGCCTCAGCGGCGACCGCTTCTGCGTGTTCGCGCCGGCCTGCACCACGCGTGCGCTGGCGTCGGCACTTGCGCAGCGGCTGATGGACGCCTTCTCCACCCCGATCATCAAGGACGGCCTCGAACTGTTCCTGACCGCTTCGGTCGGCGTGGCGATGACGCCGGACGACGGCGACGATGCGCAGTCCCTGATCATGAATGCCGAAGCGGCGATGGCCAGCGCGAAGCGCTCCGGCGGCAACGGCATGAGTTTCTACGCGCGCGAAATGAGCGCCAGCTCGGCCGAGAAGCTGGTGCTGGAGACGCACCTGCGGCACGCGGTGCAGCGCGGCGAACTGTTCCTGAACTACCAGCCCATCCTGAATGGCCTGACCGGTCGTCCATCCGGCGTCGAGGCGCTGCTGCGCTGGAAGCATCCGCAGCGCGGCGTCGTGTCGCCGGACCGCTTCATTCCGCTGGCTGACGAATCCGGACTCATCGTCGAGATCGGCGCCTGGGTCATGCGCGAAGCCTGCAGCCAGGGCAGGCTGTGGCACGAGCAGGGCATGACCGACCTGTCGATGTCGGTCAATGTGTCGGCCGTGCAGTTCGCCCAGCCGCGGCTGCTGGAAACCGTGCGCACCACGCTGGAGGACACCGGTTTTCCGCCGGACAAGCTGGTGCTGGAAATCACCGAGTCGGTGCTGATGAAGGACGCCGAAACGACGATAGGCATGCTGAAGGCGCTGAAGAACATGGGCGTCCGCATTTCGATGGATGACTTCGGCACCGGCTATTCGTCGCTGTCCTACCTGAAGCGCTTTCCGATCGACATCGTCAAGATCGACAAGTCCTTCGTCCGCGACATCAACGAGGACGAGGACGACGCCGCAATCATCCGCGTCATCATCGCGCTGGCCCGCAGCCTGCGTCTGACCACGGTGGCGGAGGGCGTGGAAACGCCTGAACAGCTTGGCTTCCTGATGCGCGAACAGTGCGACCGCTTCCAGGGCTATTTCTTCTCGCGACCGGTGGACGCCGACGTGCTCTGCGCCCGCATCCTGGACGGCTCACTTTTGATTTAA
- a CDS encoding diguanylate cyclase — translation MNDLIDTRRFQEIKAAGELPSPKGIALSIARMSQRGDASLAELARLIQGDPALVGRLVRAANGTLPQGSRPVVALRDALAVLGMAAVRNLALGFSLISSNGEGLCRSFPYTRFWTGSVIRAIAMQKIVMRLRSAGVEESFSVGLLSGVGALGLASVFPVQYSRVLDEARGDAACLLEQERQAFAMTHVELSAAMLLDWGMPRFFVAAVLGHESALSTPVDPGSREYGLTMALGLARAIESACMADEASRAQSLDAARALAARMEWVPEQVSALCEEVALDWKDWSQMLPVDAYALPSLDGLADTLVPAPPPIPAAAPAPSAQQAANDAPGSEGLRVLVVEDDMSTRLTLQTLLVRGGYQVAVAEDGVRGMDLALEFQPQIMVVDWVMPQMNGLELTRTLRQTRMGRNIYIILLTSHEEDQRLIEAFESGVDDYMVKPLRPRVLEARLRAGQRLVRMQRELESEREEIRRYAAELGVSNRRLQEVALTDALTGFPNRRYAMSRVAQEWAIAQRSERPLSCLLIDIDHFRQINETYGRDVADQVLEQTARAIRECMRAQDVVCRTGGDEFLIICPDTDLEQAMACAQRVCAGVAAAPVQAGRLRLTSSISIGVAERLPAMPDADALLTFADQALVAAKSAGRNRAHAAEWAVNRS, via the coding sequence ATGAATGACCTGATCGATACACGCCGCTTCCAGGAAATAAAGGCCGCGGGCGAATTGCCGTCGCCCAAGGGCATCGCCTTGTCGATTGCCCGCATGAGTCAGCGCGGTGACGCGTCGCTGGCCGAGCTGGCTCGACTGATCCAGGGCGATCCGGCACTGGTCGGGCGTCTGGTACGTGCGGCCAACGGTACGCTGCCGCAGGGCTCGCGCCCGGTGGTCGCGCTGCGCGATGCGCTGGCGGTGCTCGGCATGGCGGCGGTGCGCAACCTCGCGCTGGGCTTCTCGCTGATTTCGAGCAACGGCGAAGGTCTCTGCCGCAGCTTCCCCTACACCCGCTTCTGGACCGGTTCGGTCATCCGCGCCATCGCGATGCAGAAGATCGTCATGCGACTGCGCAGCGCCGGTGTCGAGGAGAGCTTCAGCGTCGGCCTGCTGTCAGGCGTCGGTGCCCTCGGTCTGGCCAGCGTGTTCCCGGTGCAGTACTCGCGCGTACTCGACGAAGCGCGCGGCGACGCGGCCTGTCTGCTCGAACAGGAGCGTCAGGCGTTCGCGATGACCCACGTCGAACTGAGTGCGGCGATGCTGCTCGACTGGGGCATGCCGCGCTTTTTCGTCGCCGCGGTGCTGGGCCACGAGTCGGCGCTGAGCACGCCGGTTGATCCCGGCTCGCGCGAATACGGACTGACGATGGCGCTGGGCCTGGCCCGCGCCATCGAAAGCGCCTGCATGGCCGACGAAGCCAGCCGGGCGCAGAGCCTGGACGCCGCACGTGCGCTGGCGGCACGCATGGAGTGGGTGCCGGAGCAGGTGTCCGCGCTGTGCGAGGAAGTCGCCCTCGACTGGAAGGACTGGTCGCAGATGCTGCCGGTCGATGCCTATGCCTTGCCCAGCCTGGACGGTCTGGCCGACACCCTGGTGCCGGCTCCGCCGCCCATCCCGGCCGCTGCGCCGGCGCCGTCCGCGCAGCAGGCGGCCAACGACGCGCCGGGCAGCGAAGGCTTGCGGGTGCTGGTGGTCGAGGACGACATGTCCACCCGGCTGACGCTGCAGACCTTGCTGGTGCGCGGCGGCTATCAGGTCGCGGTGGCCGAGGACGGCGTGCGCGGCATGGACCTGGCGCTCGAGTTCCAGCCGCAGATCATGGTGGTCGACTGGGTGATGCCGCAGATGAATGGCCTCGAACTGACGCGCACGCTGCGTCAGACCCGCATGGGCCGCAACATCTACATCATCCTGCTCACCAGTCACGAAGAGGATCAGCGCCTGATCGAGGCCTTCGAATCGGGCGTCGATGACTACATGGTGAAGCCGCTGCGGCCGCGCGTGCTCGAAGCGCGACTGCGCGCCGGTCAGCGGCTGGTGCGCATGCAGCGCGAACTGGAGAGCGAGCGCGAGGAAATTCGCCGCTACGCGGCTGAACTGGGCGTGAGCAACCGCCGCCTGCAGGAGGTCGCGCTGACCGACGCGCTGACCGGCTTCCCGAACCGCCGCTACGCGATGAGCCGCGTCGCTCAGGAATGGGCGATCGCGCAACGCAGCGAGCGCCCGCTGTCCTGCCTGCTGATCGACATCGATCACTTCCGTCAGATCAATGAAACCTACGGTCGGGACGTCGCCGACCAGGTGCTGGAACAGACAGCGCGCGCGATCCGCGAATGCATGCGTGCGCAGGATGTGGTGTGCCGCACCGGCGGTGACGAGTTCCTGATCATCTGCCCGGACACCGATCTCGAACAGGCCATGGCCTGCGCGCAGCGCGTGTGCGCCGGCGTCGCGGCGGCACCGGTGCAGGCCGGTCGCCTGCGCCTGACCAGTTCGATCAGCATCGGCGTGGCCGAGCGCCTGCCCGCCATGCCGGACGCCGACGCGCTGCTCACTTTCGCCGACCAGGCACTGGTCGCCGCCAAGAGTGCCGGACGCAACCGGGCACACGCGGCGGAATGGGCGGTGAACAGGTCCTAA
- a CDS encoding NUDIX hydrolase: MKYCAHCGSEVELRVPAGDNRPRHVCPTCGSIHYQNPRMVVGTLPVWEDKVMLCRRAIDPRHGYWTLPAGFMENGESAAEGAMRETREEACARVELLAPYTMVSVPFIDQLHLLFRARLLDLDFAPGTESLEVKLFDEADIPWDELAFRSVSLTLRTFFEERRQGSFGVHHFTLPAAAG; the protein is encoded by the coding sequence ATGAAGTACTGCGCCCATTGCGGCAGCGAGGTCGAACTGCGCGTTCCGGCCGGCGACAACCGCCCGCGCCACGTCTGCCCGACCTGCGGCAGCATTCATTACCAGAACCCGCGCATGGTGGTCGGCACGCTGCCGGTGTGGGAAGACAAGGTGATGCTGTGCCGGCGCGCGATCGACCCGCGCCATGGCTACTGGACGCTGCCTGCCGGCTTCATGGAGAACGGTGAGAGCGCCGCCGAGGGCGCGATGCGCGAGACGCGTGAGGAAGCCTGCGCGCGGGTCGAACTGCTGGCGCCCTACACGATGGTGAGCGTGCCCTTCATCGACCAGCTCCACCTGCTGTTCCGCGCCCGGCTGCTCGACCTCGATTTCGCGCCGGGCACCGAATCACTGGAGGTGAAGCTGTTCGACGAGGCCGACATCCCGTGGGACGAACTGGCCTTCCGCAGCGTGTCGCTGACCTTGCGCACCTTTTTCGAAGAGCGCCGGCAAGGCAGCTTCGGCGTCCATCACTTCACGCTGCCCGCAGCGGCCGGCTGA
- a CDS encoding MASE1 domain-containing protein codes for MSTPPQSLQAPSEQADPSAGRARAPGQGVVINLLIAVAYCLLAALSFRLRDVVSGQMPMWAPMGLALFALLQGGTRWLPGVVVGVLASAVLARQGAAMIVLFSAGQILAPWAGAALLRRLTARPTDLLERTDGALKLIAVIYLMAVPSAVATLAGSVLAHGVPPDRWLEIGSTAWLGDALGAIVTVLPLLAWGARRPLQQLKRRLPEQIVVVGALMGLLSVTFAGVALLPDPMLQLYVALPLVVWVALRFPPRVGWTAFLITSMMALAGTANGTSPFSPHPMQVQLLVLHGLIMLTAATALFIGAAMSEKQAARRALRERESHFRALTLLSADWHWELDAELRYHRLPDELTDAHFGDTELDGCAPWEIPGEEALTQPWGLLRQTLERHEAFRDFLSRRRDGSRWRYLASSGEPVFDASGAFSGYRGVSRDITAEMQAREALREEEFRLRALVDALPDLIVLKDRHLRWRLANRALLDTRCLKKTAWLGATSEELAAHLPSLSEVLLHNHAIAQEVARTCKPHFEEQVVDLAGNDPRVYDVSIIPLVDDDGAFNGLVSVRRDVTAQREAARIQAEHVQSVQSQNDELERRVGARTAALEAAVKELEAFSYSVSHDLRAPLRALDGFSRLLVEDYGDLLDEQGREYLARIRRNSQRMGELIDDLLELSRVSRAEVRRTLTNLSDVARDIARELDAEAPSRQVQWVIPEGLWVDADPGLARIVLENLLRNAWKFTRLQPQPRIEIGQSRLGEQTAYYVRDNGAGFDMAYVGRLFAPFQRLHNNREYDGSGIGLAIVQRIIRLHGGRVAAEGVPGQGATFSFSFGAAAEAVEA; via the coding sequence TTGAGCACGCCGCCGCAGTCGCTGCAGGCGCCGTCGGAGCAGGCCGATCCGTCGGCCGGGCGCGCCCGCGCGCCGGGCCAGGGTGTGGTCATCAATCTGCTGATCGCCGTCGCCTACTGCCTGCTTGCCGCACTCAGCTTCCGGCTGCGCGACGTCGTGTCGGGTCAGATGCCGATGTGGGCGCCGATGGGGCTCGCGCTGTTCGCGCTGCTGCAGGGCGGCACGCGCTGGCTGCCCGGCGTGGTCGTTGGCGTGCTTGCGTCGGCGGTGCTGGCGCGTCAGGGTGCGGCGATGATCGTGCTGTTCTCCGCCGGCCAGATACTTGCGCCGTGGGCCGGTGCGGCGCTGTTGCGGCGCCTGACCGCGCGACCGACCGATCTGCTCGAACGCACCGACGGCGCGCTCAAGCTGATCGCCGTGATCTACCTGATGGCGGTGCCCAGCGCCGTGGCGACGCTGGCCGGCAGTGTGCTGGCGCACGGTGTTCCGCCCGATCGCTGGCTGGAGATCGGCTCCACCGCCTGGCTCGGTGACGCGCTCGGCGCCATCGTCACCGTGCTGCCGCTGCTGGCCTGGGGCGCGCGCCGGCCGCTGCAGCAGCTCAAGCGCCGCCTGCCCGAGCAGATCGTCGTTGTCGGTGCGCTGATGGGTCTGCTCAGCGTCACTTTCGCCGGCGTCGCGCTGCTGCCGGACCCGATGCTGCAGCTCTACGTCGCGCTGCCGCTGGTCGTATGGGTGGCGCTGCGCTTCCCGCCGCGCGTCGGCTGGACCGCCTTCCTGATCACTTCGATGATGGCGCTGGCCGGCACCGCCAACGGCACGTCGCCGTTCAGTCCGCATCCGATGCAGGTGCAGCTGCTGGTGCTGCACGGCCTGATCATGCTGACCGCCGCCACCGCGCTGTTCATCGGCGCCGCGATGTCGGAGAAGCAGGCGGCGCGGCGCGCACTGCGCGAGCGCGAATCGCATTTCCGTGCACTGACCCTGCTGTCGGCCGACTGGCACTGGGAACTGGACGCCGAACTGCGCTACCACCGGCTGCCGGACGAACTGACCGACGCGCACTTCGGCGACACCGAACTGGACGGCTGCGCGCCGTGGGAAATTCCCGGCGAGGAAGCGCTGACCCAGCCCTGGGGCCTGCTGCGGCAGACGCTGGAGAGGCACGAAGCCTTCCGCGATTTCCTGTCGCGTCGCCGCGACGGTTCGCGCTGGCGCTATCTCGCCTCGTCCGGTGAACCGGTATTCGATGCCTCCGGCGCATTCTCGGGCTATCGCGGCGTCAGCCGCGACATCACCGCCGAAATGCAGGCGCGCGAGGCGCTGCGCGAAGAGGAGTTCCGTCTGCGCGCGCTGGTCGATGCGCTGCCCGACCTCATCGTGCTGAAGGACAGGCACCTGCGCTGGCGCCTCGCCAACCGCGCGCTGCTCGATACGCGCTGCCTGAAGAAGACCGCTTGGCTGGGCGCGACCAGCGAGGAACTTGCGGCGCATCTGCCTTCGCTGTCCGAGGTGCTGCTGCACAACCATGCCATCGCGCAGGAGGTCGCCCGCACCTGCAAGCCGCACTTCGAGGAGCAGGTGGTCGACCTGGCGGGCAACGATCCGCGCGTCTACGACGTCTCCATCATTCCGCTGGTCGATGACGACGGCGCCTTCAATGGTCTGGTGTCGGTACGCCGCGACGTGACCGCGCAGCGGGAGGCGGCGCGCATACAGGCCGAACACGTGCAGAGCGTGCAGTCGCAGAACGACGAACTGGAACGACGCGTCGGCGCGCGCACCGCGGCGCTGGAAGCGGCGGTCAAGGAACTTGAGGCCTTCAGCTATTCGGTGTCGCACGACCTGCGCGCGCCGCTGCGTGCGCTCGACGGTTTCTCGCGACTGCTGGTCGAGGACTACGGCGATCTGCTCGACGAGCAGGGGCGCGAATACCTCGCGCGCATCCGACGCAACAGCCAGCGCATGGGCGAGCTGATCGACGATCTGCTCGAACTGTCGCGCGTATCACGCGCCGAGGTGCGCCGCACGCTGACCAATCTGTCGGATGTCGCCCGCGACATCGCGCGCGAACTCGACGCCGAGGCACCGTCACGACAGGTGCAGTGGGTGATTCCGGAAGGCCTGTGGGTGGACGCCGATCCCGGCCTCGCCCGCATCGTGCTGGAAAACCTGCTGCGCAACGCGTGGAAGTTCACCCGGCTGCAACCGCAGCCGCGCATCGAGATCGGACAGTCCCGGCTGGGCGAACAGACCGCCTACTACGTGCGCGACAACGGCGCCGGCTTCGACATGGCGTACGTCGGGCGCCTGTTCGCACCCTTCCAGCGCCTGCACAACAACCGCGAGTACGACGGCAGCGGCATCGGTCTGGCCATCGTGCAACGCATCATCCGGCTGCATGGTGGCCGCGTCGCGGCCGAGGGCGTGCCGGGGCAGGGGGCGACCTTCAGCTTCAGCTTCGGCGCCGCCGCCGAGGCGGTCGAGGCTTGA
- a CDS encoding HNH endonuclease, whose translation MRRPSHPWILTLDANGVPHRWVSWQHAVFYHSKDLVAWVAGSHEFEIRGGINRVTGEQSFIRTNSIIAIKGRSHAHKLQTAVPPLNNRELFHRDRSICGYCGGEFSYQKLTRDHIVPVSQGGRDLWMNVVTCCRPCNQRKSGRTPEQARMQLMYAPYVPNKAEYLILSNRNILADQMDFLAQHVNANSRWKAA comes from the coding sequence GTGCGACGCCCGTCGCACCCGTGGATACTGACCCTCGACGCCAACGGCGTACCGCACCGCTGGGTCAGCTGGCAGCATGCCGTTTTCTATCACTCCAAGGACCTGGTGGCCTGGGTGGCCGGCAGCCACGAGTTCGAGATCCGCGGCGGCATCAATCGCGTCACCGGCGAGCAGTCCTTCATCCGCACCAACAGCATCATCGCGATCAAGGGTCGCAGCCACGCGCACAAGCTGCAGACGGCGGTGCCGCCGCTGAACAACCGCGAGCTGTTCCACCGCGACCGCTCGATCTGCGGCTACTGCGGCGGCGAGTTCTCCTACCAGAAACTGACGCGCGACCACATCGTGCCGGTGTCGCAAGGTGGGCGCGACCTGTGGATGAACGTCGTGACCTGCTGCCGGCCCTGCAACCAGCGCAAGAGCGGCCGCACGCCCGAGCAGGCGCGGATGCAGCTGATGTACGCGCCCTACGTGCCGAACAAGGCCGAGTACCTCATCCTCAGCAACCGCAACATCCTAGCCGACCAGATGGATTTCCTCGCCCAGCATGTGAACGCCAACAGCCGCTGGAAGGCGGCCTGA
- a CDS encoding HDOD domain-containing protein has protein sequence MTAPAARAIDCAMLSGLPSLPLLADVALGLRALPAGVPSLNALLRLDPAWVLRLLRASQLIATPAGDGGAGRRIDAVIDACGNALIQVALLDARGRVQRSGVDLAGHHAFWAHSILSAEIARELAAAGGRCDPDESFIAGLLLDVALPLLAAAPGGGERHAQRPTEHELATLETAYGGEHHGEVGAALLSADWSAGLADALRFSHADGALFVDAPEHLRLARAVEELAGGGAADTTQQRALAQRLAGLSADALDSALQAAHSRALERCRLIEVDAADTLFPAGAPYRPGFGVADAQPDDSAALTGFARAGLFGQVYARGDESALWTMLKLASALLLDLPAPQILRAGQGGSAFVPIAEQGENAPHIDLAQPGLEGVWRQLSSGAGWLCSDAREAAALPVSLQRLLRVSPRQTGLIQPLCSEAGVEALALYHFPASFTPALMRRSDELHALAEGAARALHQQQLRLRELGELRQGMVEQYAVHARQLRGDLHTPLGLMRHQIKSMRLKMGADAMVDSELTVFGDQIDRIDTVLRQFEGRPPDVSADAQRIDLNQLMEQTVAEVEERVLRARSISTELHLDAALPPLHLPLRELRELLHALLAISAEQVGTSGRIAVSTAEGLNLNGSLFVEVRVRDFGRGMDAARVSALFAPDGSGVNRATPAHALALARSLGGSLSCKSAVGQGTVFQLLLPRTTRRPAAAAVQL, from the coding sequence ATGACAGCCCCCGCCGCCCGCGCGATCGACTGTGCCATGCTGTCCGGTCTGCCTTCGCTGCCGCTTCTTGCGGACGTGGCACTCGGACTGCGTGCGCTGCCGGCCGGCGTTCCGTCCCTCAATGCGCTGCTGCGCCTCGATCCGGCCTGGGTGCTGCGTCTGCTGCGCGCGTCGCAGCTGATCGCCACGCCCGCCGGCGACGGCGGCGCAGGGCGGCGCATCGACGCGGTGATCGACGCCTGCGGAAATGCGCTGATACAGGTGGCGCTGCTCGACGCGCGCGGGCGCGTTCAGCGCAGCGGTGTCGATCTTGCCGGGCATCACGCCTTCTGGGCGCACTCCATACTGAGCGCCGAAATCGCCCGTGAACTTGCTGCTGCGGGCGGTCGCTGCGATCCGGACGAGAGCTTCATCGCGGGCCTGCTGCTCGACGTCGCACTGCCGCTGCTGGCGGCGGCACCCGGTGGTGGCGAGCGGCACGCGCAGCGGCCGACCGAACACGAACTGGCCACGCTCGAAACCGCCTATGGCGGCGAACATCACGGCGAGGTCGGCGCAGCGCTGCTGTCTGCCGACTGGTCGGCCGGACTGGCCGATGCACTGCGTTTCTCCCACGCCGACGGCGCGCTCTTCGTCGATGCGCCTGAGCATCTGCGCCTGGCGCGCGCTGTCGAAGAACTGGCCGGTGGCGGTGCTGCCGACACGACGCAGCAACGGGCGCTCGCACAACGCCTGGCCGGGCTGTCGGCCGATGCGCTCGACAGCGCGCTGCAGGCGGCGCACAGCCGCGCGCTCGAGCGCTGCCGGCTGATCGAGGTGGACGCCGCAGACACGCTGTTCCCGGCCGGTGCGCCCTATCGTCCAGGCTTCGGCGTCGCCGACGCACAGCCGGACGACAGCGCCGCGCTGACCGGCTTTGCACGCGCCGGGCTGTTCGGTCAGGTGTATGCGCGCGGCGACGAGTCCGCACTGTGGACCATGCTGAAGCTGGCGTCGGCATTGCTGCTCGACCTGCCGGCGCCGCAGATATTGCGAGCCGGGCAGGGCGGCAGCGCCTTCGTGCCCATCGCGGAGCAGGGCGAGAACGCACCGCACATCGACCTCGCGCAGCCAGGGCTTGAGGGCGTCTGGCGCCAGCTTTCGTCGGGCGCGGGCTGGCTGTGCAGCGACGCGCGCGAGGCCGCTGCGCTGCCGGTCAGCCTGCAGCGCCTGCTGCGTGTGTCGCCCAGGCAGACCGGCCTGATCCAGCCGCTATGCAGCGAAGCGGGTGTCGAGGCGCTCGCGCTCTACCACTTCCCGGCCAGTTTCACGCCCGCGCTGATGCGCCGCAGCGACGAACTGCACGCGCTGGCCGAAGGCGCGGCTCGCGCCCTGCACCAGCAGCAGCTGCGTCTGCGCGAACTGGGCGAACTGCGACAGGGTATGGTCGAGCAGTACGCCGTGCATGCGCGCCAGTTGCGCGGCGACCTGCATACGCCGCTCGGCCTGATGCGGCATCAGATCAAGTCGATGCGCCTGAAGATGGGTGCCGATGCGATGGTCGATTCCGAACTGACGGTGTTCGGCGACCAGATCGATCGCATCGACACCGTGCTGCGTCAGTTCGAGGGCCGTCCGCCCGACGTGTCGGCCGACGCCCAGCGCATCGACCTCAACCAGCTGATGGAACAGACGGTGGCCGAGGTCGAGGAGCGCGTGCTGCGCGCCCGCTCGATCTCGACCGAACTGCATCTCGACGCGGCGCTGCCGCCGCTGCATCTGCCGCTGCGCGAACTGCGCGAGCTGCTGCACGCGCTGCTGGCGATCAGCGCCGAACAGGTCGGCACCTCCGGTCGCATCGCGGTCAGCACGGCAGAGGGCCTCAACCTCAATGGCTCGCTGTTCGTCGAGGTCCGGGTGCGCGATTTTGGCCGCGGCATGGATGCCGCACGTGTGTCGGCGCTGTTTGCGCCGGACGGCAGCGGTGTCAACCGGGCGACGCCGGCGCACGCGCTGGCGCTGGCCCGCTCGCTCGGCGGTTCGCTGTCGTGCAAGAGCGCGGTCGGTCAGGGCACCGTGTTCCAGCTGCTGCTGCCGCGCACCACCCGTCGCCCGGCGGCGGCGGCGGTTCAGCTCTGA
- a CDS encoding Spy/CpxP family protein refolding chaperone translates to MKTPEKSSVRGRWFAGLASAGALAGLIAVNVPAQAHPGADGGAHPVKHGERHHGPEAMGKRMEQMVERVFTKVGASEEQKARARDIVKASGEEMKKLHAGRADDRQQMLALLSADTIDRGQIEQQRAARHAQMDEASKVMTRTMADLAEVLTPAQRKEAAKSLAAMGGRHGHHGKHRHGDGPRPPEATRG, encoded by the coding sequence ATGAAAACCCCTGAAAAATCATCTGTCCGCGGCCGCTGGTTTGCCGGACTTGCCAGCGCCGGTGCGCTGGCCGGATTGATTGCCGTGAATGTGCCGGCACAGGCGCACCCGGGCGCCGACGGCGGCGCCCACCCGGTCAAGCACGGCGAGCGCCACCACGGCCCGGAAGCGATGGGCAAGCGGATGGAACAGATGGTTGAGCGCGTGTTCACGAAGGTCGGCGCCAGCGAGGAACAGAAGGCGCGCGCCCGTGACATCGTCAAGGCGTCAGGCGAGGAAATGAAGAAGCTGCACGCTGGCCGCGCCGACGACCGTCAGCAGATGCTGGCACTGCTGTCGGCCGACACGATAGATCGCGGCCAGATCGAGCAGCAACGCGCCGCCCGCCATGCGCAGATGGATGAAGCATCGAAGGTGATGACGCGCACGATGGCCGATCTGGCCGAAGTGCTGACGCCGGCACAACGCAAGGAGGCAGCCAAGTCGCTGGCCGCCATGGGCGGCCGCCACGGTCACCACGGCAAGCACCGCCACGGCGACGGTCCGCGCCCGCCGGAAGCAACGCGCGGCTAA